The Maylandia zebra isolate NMK-2024a linkage group LG14, Mzebra_GT3a, whole genome shotgun sequence genome includes the window CCATACCGGCACTTCTTTTGTATAGCAACTACTTTGTTTATCAAATGTGTTGCAGCAGAACTACTTCTATTAGATCAATCATACAGTTCTAAACTTCTAAAtagttttctttgtctttaaagaCATTGTATCAATCCCAACCTCCttccaagaaaaacaaaacaaacaaacaaaaaaaaattttcagTAACAACAACATACGTTTCTAGCTTCATCAGCAAACTATAGGATGGAAAGCTAAACTCTTGATTGAAAGCTctgaaaaacaatgaaatgcaCTCACCTGAGCTTCAAGCTCCTTCTCATTCATGTCTCTGTGCTTACACACCAGCACAGCGTTTGTTGTAGACTGTGCTCCAGCCTTGGCTCTTCTCTTGCTCAAGCGCACCCTACAGGCCAGAATAACAGTTGTAAAAGGTCTTGGCCAGCCAGTTATTTGTCATGACGGTTTGTGCAACAACATCAATACCACCAATACCAAAACTTGTGCAACAAACCAACATGTACAATGTTGAAGtagttaaaaatattttccatCCAAGTGTCAACATATACAAATCATTTCTAAGGTGTCACCTTGTCTCCAGCTCATTGTAGTAAACACCGTCTCCATCTCTGAAGATAAAGAAGTAGTTCTCTTCATAGCCTTTGCTGGCTTTGTTCTTAACGTTCCAGTTGTATTCCCTTGCTATCTTGTAATCATAGCTGAAACATACCATACAAAATTCCATTATACTTGTGTACAGTACACTTTCACCAAACAcactcaaaaaaaataaaataaagtaaaataaataacacccaattaatgtttatttaatgCAGTAAATTCCACAGATACATGTTTGTGATGCATTATTTTACTTACAGATCCTCAGGCATGTAATCAATCCCCTCTTCAAAGTCTCTCTTGCGCTTTCGGAGCGTTTCCTCATTGGGCAGGAAGTAGGCCACAAACTGATTTCCTTCTTCATCCATCATACCTCTATATTTCACAAACAACAAGTgacatttaacaaaaacaaaaaaaacaaaacaacaacaaaaacaaaaataaaagcggTTGAAGAggagaacagagaaaacacatCTGATCATACCTGATCATGGCCTGAGACATCATTTCCACAGCTGCTGGTCCAGACATGTCTTTAGGTGCAGGATCGGAGTCAAATATGACTTGAGCACATGGATTGATCCACATCTGGGGCAAagagaaaatgtatttattatttttaactacCAGCGCAACAAAAGTggatttcttttgttgttgttgcatgcATGTTTCAATCATTAAGGTTCCATGGGTTAATACAAATAAATTCAGTTAAGGACTTAGCTCACCTTAAAGTCAGGGAACACAGGTAGTACCTCCACAGGAGTAACTCTGGGTTTGCTGTAATGCTGTGTAATCTGGAGATCAAGAACAACTCCATTTTAGCTAGTTTGTAGCTTACCAACACAAACAcgtatcaaaataaaagaaatcagtTGACAAACagaactatttatttatttatttttaaattgccGGAACAAGAGTCGCACATCCAATACAAGGTTTAAATTGAACTCATTACTTTTACATATTATATCATTTTGTTGGTGTAAGGAGAGAAGGATTTgagctagggctgctcaattaatcgaattttaatctaaattacgatctgggctttcaatgatcattaaaaatgactgagccgattattagcacctccctcgtgctttactctcgcgttGCTCTGTGTGGCAAATCAAGCGCACCTCTCTGGGTTTCGAACACCCGTCACAacaagaggacccgagggacgCTCGGAAAGCTCGAAAAggtaagcagaagttatttggagaggagaggatAATGGCTGCTGAAGAAAGaatgccgttggttgaaaagagaggtaaaacgacttcagtggtgtggaaacattatgggttcgcgtaGTGTGTCAGctttgctacggtgtcgtagctgcaccacagagcaacactacAAATTTATTCAATCATTTGAAGACCGCTCACAAAGTGACATACGATCAAACAATGAAGgagcacagagaaaaactctcgaCAACACCTGCTTCATCCTCACAGACCTGCATTCACAATACCCTGTACAACGCGACTAAATATCCCACCAGCTCCCAGAGATATAAGGAGATAACAAACGTGGTAATGTTTTTCCTCGCCAAAGACCACTGCTCAGTGATAATCaacacttttcagttattttttgtattgcaaaatttgcactgttatcagtatttgcacactattttatattattttttgacaatctttaaagccAATATTCAGtacattgttaaataaatatcgtcaaataattgagatctcaatttcagtaaaaataatcgtgattattaTTTTAGCCATAATCAAGCAGCCTATTAATATGCTCACTCACAGATTTCTGTGCATCCTCAAACGTCTTCTCAATCGCAGAAATCTGACTGTCTCGGTCCTTGTAGATCTCTTCTTCTGTAAACTGCTGTTTGACAGACACTCCAATCCTAAacgcaaaaacaaaaacgtctCGATTACATGAACACCTAGAACATGCATCTGTACATGTGTGGGTCttgttaatgttggtttataatggagcactgtaacaaaaaaaataatttcccccagggatcaataaagtattctgattctgatgtgtgAAATGTAAAGGTGGAGTTCAGCGATCCAACTTACTTGACTTCCACTTTCTCATTGGAAACACCGTATCGGTTAAACTCTGTGGAAATGTATTCCGTCTTCCTCATCCATGGGACAACTTTGGCATGCTGCTGCGACCTTATAGGGAAGGGGAAAAttgctcaaaataaaaaaatattgctgaATGCATAACACAAACCAGCCTATTTAGTAGTCATACCTCTTTGAACTGGATGGAGCCTGGATGTCCTCCTCCAACAGTTTTTCATCAGCGGGATCCAACAGAActgaaaatgtgaaagattaACTTAGTCTGTGCAGACATTTAAATAATTCACAATGTAAATTAAGAACAGGATCAACCTTGATGGAGACTTACTGTTGGGGTCTATGCGGTATGTGTCTGGGTTGATAAGATCAATGGTGACCCCAAGGTCTGGTTCAGTCAGGAGTTCATGCTTGTGCTGCTTCTCAAGAGAAGTGGCTTTATACTGTACAAACCTGCCAATAAAGAAAACCACAGGTTATATATGGGTGTGTGTTTAAACATGTTTACTTGATGGGAAGTGAATACTTGTATTCACTCCATTCAGTGGAGTGAAAAATGAATACCTGTGCTGATCAAATGGATAAGTGATGAATTTAGGATCAAAGGGTATGTCAGGCAAGGTGTTGCAGTATTTCACTCTGCAGACAACTCCAGACCTGTCAAGAGCACCAAAGTAAAGAATACACCAATGGTAAGCCAGCAATCTTCACATACAGAAGCAGTTTCTGTACCTGACAGAAACTAAGTAcatacaaatatgtttttaatctACTGACCTCTCTGGGACGGTTCTGTGAGAGGATGGCctgctggaagaaaaaaaaaacaaaaaacaaaacagccattGGTTAGTAGTAAAGAGTGCACAATCCCTTTACTACacaatttaattttatattaATAATCCAAATGTCTTCAACTTGGAAAACAGAGAACCTCTCCTTTTGGGCAAAAATAGGGCATTCCTTATGTTGTCTATACATACTTTTCACTGTGGTCTGAAATGTACAGCTTAAACTAATTACAAGCTAACtctcattttatttgttttattgtattttgcaagATTACAAACGAACGACcaaaaattcaaaacaaataTTGGCAATGGCAACACTGGAAGGGGTATTTGTGCGTTATCATGTTTAAAAGGAACAAAAGCTACCCTACACATATGACAAACTTAAAACCACTATTTAGTACTTAATAACTAATCTTTCAGGCGCCTTTTTTCCGCCACATTGTTGTTAGCATTCTTGTAGCCAACATAAAGTCAGCTTTTGATTTGCCTGAACTTTACATTAGTGCtgctaaaaataataataataataataaattgttGACCGGCACAAACTACTGACACTAAGCTTATGGAAATCCCTACGCTGATTTCTGTAAGCTTCTCGTAAATTAGCCGAATGTTAAGCttgattgtttgtttgctaACACTTCCGACTAATGCTACACACATCACAAAAGCACCCTGGGACCCGCTGACCACTTGTTTCTGCATTACACTTAATTCCGTGTCGTAAACTGACACAAAACGTGCAGAAACCACTCAGGTACGCGAACTTGTAAAGGCACTGTTGAACGTACCTGTGGCCGTCTTCTCGTTGAGATTGTGTCTGAATCGTTGGAGCCATGTTTATGAAAAAACgcttaaaattaaaaacaaaaccgtTTGTTTGCACAAATACGTCCGAAgtcaacaaaaaacattaactcCTATCGAGTTCATGGCCTGAGTGCGTTTTCATCTTTTATTAGCAGGATGGGATGATGACCCGGTAGTGTATCCACATCTCCAGTTCTTAAGTGGACTTTCTTTATTGTGAGCGCCTCCTAGTGTTCTGGAATTTGAAGTACTTGAACAACCcgttgtccttttttttttaaattttatttcacaGGAAAAGGGGACATTGGCGATTTTTGAAACAGAGTATTTGGTATGacaacctttattcttcaacacaaccTAAACTCTGTTAGGCAAGCTTTCCTATAAGTAGTTTTCAGAAATCTGCTTCAGGTTtctaaggacattcaaagctctttgaATACTGACTggctttttttcctgttctttgTTGAAATGATCCAGCACTGCTTGAATAGCATCAAGGTGTATGCTCTGGGGAAGCCAGTCCATgactaatatttatttattttttaaatctatgtatgcttttactgcaatgtgtttgggatcattgacaTGAAAAATTAAGCCTCTGCtggatggtattgcatggtggatcaaaatctgatacTGTAATGATGTCAGTAAGTCACACTACTGACTTAGACTccatgttttacagctgatgtAGACATTGACTGTTGTGCCTTTTCTGACTTCCTCCATACATACAGTGATGATTTGGATAAATTACTATAGAAGACTTGTTGCCACTGATGTTTCATCCAGTTCTCCTggaatttggcatacctcagccttttctcccagtTTACCTTGCTTAATAGATTCAAACAGGTGTAACAGAGACCCCTCCTATcacaccatttctgatgaggttgAAGTGAGCATCGAcggtagatggatcaactgcaGCTCCTgtatcaggtctttgctggattccAACTTCTTAAGCACAtggctttcacacacacacactgctcatcTGCTGTAGGTCTCCTACTTCTTGTCCTCACCTTGACCCAATACAAGCTTTCATTTAATAGATCTTTGGGAATcaacttgttggtgcaaaaacagaacaaaaaacccaacactAGTTTCTTCCAAacttatctttggcattttttccATATATTTGactaaagaaatacattttccaataaaattgaaataCCCTCAAAAAAGCTCTTCAGAAAGCTTGTAGAACTATTGTTTAAGACCAGTTTAAAAGTGACAACATTTGGCTCTCTGGGAGAAAAATTTATTGAAACGAAGAAAACCCAAATATGCTGTTTCAGGGGAAACCATTTAATCAACAGACACCTAAAGATAACACAAAAATGGCTGGCAGACAAATAATCTCACAGGCTAGCTGAGACTAATATGTTTGAAAAGTGGACTTTTCCTTTTATGTACtggatatatctatatatttaaaaaaaaaaaaaaaaaaaaaaaagttgctttaTACACTTGCTACCATTCCCCCGATACATTTCTTGATCCCCTTTTACAAATGAATACATTTCCCTTGCCATCTTCTGACCTGGTATAAGATTTATTTTATAAGAGTGGTAATACAGTTGATCAAAATCAGATAAAGGCTGAAATTTGTAATACTAGATACCTCCTTCAAGCTCAAATAATGCTTTATGTACTGTAGGTGAAACGCTTAGTGTTAAGTGTATAAAAATATTTGATCAAATTATTAATTACCTATTCTACACTCATCACATGTGTTCCATCAAATCCAACATTCAAAAGTAGCTCATTGTTAAAAGCTGTAGCATCAAACATACAAACACCTGATAATTGACtggaacaaataataaaaagaaaaaagataatataaaaaaaaaataataataataataataatctggtAACAGATTTACAGTCATCAGCTTTCTGAAACCATGAATATAAGCTGTAAAAAGCAACAAATGTAGTTGCATAGAATCACATGATCAAAACActcaacatttaaaaagaaaaaaaaaaaaaaaaaaaaaaaagtttcaaatgAAATGGTagacccaaaaaaaaaaaaaaaaaagcatagtcTCTTCTGAATCAACAGTTCCTTTACATTCATTCTGTTTCACCAAAATTTGAGAGTAAAAATCATAAATGTTGCACACACCCCTCTGCATCTCAGCTTGGCCCTTCACTCATGCTGTACCTCTCTACCATCTGTTATTGAAAGTGGACTGTGCACAAGGGTGCGCCAggcaggacaaaaaaaaaaaaaaaaaaaaaaaaaaaggctcctGCCTTTTTTTATATTCTTCAGTCACATTACTTCAACAGCTCTCCATTCAGAGTCTTTAGTGgacttcttgttttcttttcttttctccatcTCAGGTTTGCGTCTCTGTCTGGGCATCAGCGCTGTGGAAAGGGACAAGAGATCAgatttgcatacaggtataaacAAACAgctcatattttaaaaaacaccacacaaacaaacaaaaacccacaacacaCTGAATCAAGACATAATTCATACCGGCTTAACATGTAGATCATCTGTCCAGGATCATCTGCAAACATCCTGCAATGACAAGCGAAtggctttaaaatatttttcccaTCTACTAgttcaaggtcaaggtcaaatttatttatatagcaaatttcaaacagccgatgctgcacaaagtgcttaacaatataaaaatggtattaaaaagcaacaatgtaatacaataataacaataaaaaaaaacaataataggacagtaaaagaattaaaacaatagctaaactaattcaaataagaccaaaatgcttgggtcatagtgtgttaaaagccagggcatagaaatgtgtctttagtaaagatttaaattgctcaagtgtttgtgctgatctaatatttaaggggagactattccaaagtctgggacctgccacagagaaggGTCTATCACCACGGGATTTGAGGTTAGTCCGTGGGATGGACAGCATTAGTTTTGAGCTAGACCTCGTGGTTTTTCCTGGAGCATAGGCAGAGAGGAGCTCAGACAGGTAAGGAGTTCAAAACAGGGCTTGAGGGTTAAGATCAAATTACAGCCATAGTTTAAAATTGTGACATCTTTACTTTCAATCCTTGTGAGTCTACAGTCTCTCTTTTTtccacaaactttgtccaagtTAGTTCAAAGACATTTCAGTGAGCAAAACATGAG containing:
- the paf1 gene encoding RNA polymerase II-associated factor 1 homolog isoform X2 — encoded protein: MAPTIQTQSQREDGHRPSSHRTVPERSGVVCRVKYCNTLPDIPFDPKFITYPFDQHRFVQYKATSLEKQHKHELLTEPDLGVTIDLINPDTYRIDPNILLDPADEKLLEEDIQAPSSSKRSQQHAKVVPWMRKTEYISTEFNRYGVSNEKVEVKIGVSVKQQFTEEEIYKDRDSQISAIEKTFEDAQKSITQHYSKPRVTPVEVLPVFPDFKMWINPCAQVIFDSDPAPKDMSGPAAVEMMSQAMIRGMMDEEGNQFVAYFLPNEETLRKRKRDFEEGIDYMPEDLYDYKIAREYNWNVKNKASKGYEENYFFIFRDGDGVYYNELETRVRLSKRRAKAGAQSTTNAVLVCKHRDMNEKELEAQEARKAQLENHEPEDEEEDMDKETQDSGDEKKGSGSEAENSGSESERDDEEQEQRGEDEDEDEDRGKRRRKASGSGSESGEERTREMRDEEEIFGSDDDSDDNEPKNSARSSGEEGSDSEDEGGNRRGSRSRSASPAGSDRSSDHSETRAQSGSGSDRGSDSSDASDSE
- the paf1 gene encoding RNA polymerase II-associated factor 1 homolog isoform X1, which produces MAPTIQTQSQREDGHSRPSSHRTVPERSGVVCRVKYCNTLPDIPFDPKFITYPFDQHRFVQYKATSLEKQHKHELLTEPDLGVTIDLINPDTYRIDPNILLDPADEKLLEEDIQAPSSSKRSQQHAKVVPWMRKTEYISTEFNRYGVSNEKVEVKIGVSVKQQFTEEEIYKDRDSQISAIEKTFEDAQKSITQHYSKPRVTPVEVLPVFPDFKMWINPCAQVIFDSDPAPKDMSGPAAVEMMSQAMIRGMMDEEGNQFVAYFLPNEETLRKRKRDFEEGIDYMPEDLYDYKIAREYNWNVKNKASKGYEENYFFIFRDGDGVYYNELETRVRLSKRRAKAGAQSTTNAVLVCKHRDMNEKELEAQEARKAQLENHEPEDEEEDMDKETQDSGDEKKGSGSEAENSGSESERDDEEQEQRGEDEDEDEDRGKRRRKASGSGSESGEERTREMRDEEEIFGSDDDSDDNEPKNSARSSGEEGSDSEDEGGNRRGSRSRSASPAGSDRSSDHSETRAQSGSGSDRGSDSSDASDSE